A single genomic interval of Streptomyces graminofaciens harbors:
- a CDS encoding SigE family RNA polymerase sigma factor — translation MPHTTSGSPEATAAAGGDFAAYATAAWPRLVRTAHMLTGDFHEAEDLVQTTLAKVYSRWRRIPRDEVDFYVRRSLVNNNISRVRKRRVAHLLMPFLPERVHEPQAGHAESIAQRAALTQALTELSARQRSVLVLRYWEDLGENEIAELLGCSLGTVKTHLRRGLTALRAHPSFTTTPSFAPAPPSPVPGARP, via the coding sequence GTGCCGCACACGACATCCGGATCGCCTGAGGCGACCGCCGCCGCCGGCGGCGACTTCGCCGCGTACGCCACCGCGGCCTGGCCCCGTCTGGTGCGCACCGCGCACATGCTGACCGGCGACTTCCACGAGGCCGAGGACCTCGTGCAGACCACGCTGGCGAAGGTGTACTCCCGCTGGCGGCGCATACCGCGCGACGAGGTCGACTTCTACGTACGGCGGTCGCTGGTCAACAACAACATCAGCCGCGTACGGAAGAGACGGGTCGCCCATCTGCTGATGCCGTTCCTGCCGGAGCGGGTGCACGAGCCCCAGGCCGGGCACGCCGAGTCGATCGCCCAGCGGGCCGCGCTCACCCAGGCCCTCACGGAACTCTCGGCCCGGCAGCGGTCCGTGCTGGTGCTGCGTTACTGGGAGGACCTGGGCGAGAACGAGATCGCCGAACTGCTCGGCTGCTCGCTCGGCACGGTCAAGACCCACCTCCGCCGCGGCCTGACGGCCCTGCGCGCCCACCCTTCGTTCACCACCACCCCGTCGTTCGCCCCGGCGCCCCCCTCGCCCGTCCCCGGAGCCCGCCCATGA
- a CDS encoding helix-turn-helix domain-containing protein, giving the protein MAERDDPEVIGRRVQRLRAERGLTQRQLAEPVYTPAYVSTLEAGRVRASESALRHIAERLGVEYEELVTGRPAGFATEVRLRLTGAQRTLATGATEAAAQGFAVVLAEAEEHGLVAEEADALLGLGECALENGDLEAARSRFEQAEQRLGDAPLPSRVPALRGRAVAHYLAGELRYSCYLFESTLDELNRSGMHDPDALLLLYTGVIGPYMDMGAHARAAQAAELALALAPRSGDPALVARMHRSVARTMIAEGRIAEADASLAKASELYRQLQIRTELANCHWMRGYLYAQNGEYERAEEELREARRMLSAKRAALYTSQVAVELADVLHRREKSDEAADLLREVLSDLSPERGALHSAAAHRLLGIIAEDARDTEVAEEHYVRALSLLERAGAAGDLADLCRLLGDLFRRTGRVEAALDAYRTGLGHRTTPGTTTLGPAPAQPPL; this is encoded by the coding sequence ATGGCCGAGCGTGACGACCCCGAAGTCATCGGGCGAAGGGTGCAGCGGCTGCGGGCCGAACGCGGGCTGACACAGCGGCAGTTGGCGGAGCCGGTGTACACGCCCGCCTATGTCTCCACACTGGAGGCCGGCCGCGTACGGGCCTCCGAATCCGCCCTGCGGCATATCGCCGAGCGGCTCGGCGTGGAGTACGAGGAACTGGTCACGGGGCGGCCCGCCGGGTTCGCCACCGAGGTGCGGCTGCGGCTCACCGGCGCCCAGCGCACCCTCGCCACCGGTGCCACCGAGGCCGCCGCGCAGGGGTTCGCGGTCGTGCTCGCCGAGGCCGAGGAGCACGGGCTGGTCGCGGAGGAGGCGGACGCGCTGCTCGGGCTCGGCGAGTGCGCCCTGGAGAACGGGGATCTGGAAGCCGCCCGGTCACGGTTCGAGCAGGCCGAGCAGCGCCTGGGTGACGCCCCGCTGCCGAGCCGGGTCCCCGCACTGCGCGGCCGGGCCGTCGCCCACTACCTCGCCGGTGAACTCCGTTACTCCTGCTATCTGTTCGAGTCCACGCTCGACGAGCTCAACCGGAGCGGGATGCATGATCCGGATGCGCTGCTGCTGCTCTACACCGGCGTCATCGGCCCCTACATGGACATGGGCGCCCACGCCCGTGCCGCCCAGGCCGCCGAGCTGGCCCTCGCTCTCGCGCCGCGGTCCGGTGACCCGGCCCTCGTCGCCCGTATGCACCGGTCCGTCGCCCGCACGATGATCGCGGAGGGGCGGATCGCGGAGGCCGATGCCTCGCTCGCCAAGGCCTCCGAGCTGTACCGGCAGCTCCAGATCCGCACCGAGCTCGCCAACTGCCACTGGATGCGCGGATATCTGTACGCCCAGAACGGCGAGTACGAGCGTGCCGAGGAGGAACTGCGGGAGGCCCGCCGCATGCTCTCCGCCAAGCGCGCCGCCCTCTACACCAGCCAGGTCGCCGTCGAGCTGGCCGACGTGCTCCACCGGAGAGAGAAGTCCGACGAGGCCGCCGATCTGCTGCGCGAGGTGCTGAGCGACCTCAGCCCGGAACGCGGCGCCCTGCACTCCGCCGCCGCCCACCGCCTCCTCGGCATCATCGCCGAGGACGCCCGCGACACCGAGGTCGCCGAGGAGCACTACGTCCGCGCGCTCAGCCTGCTGGAACGGGCGGGGGCCGCCGGCGACCTGGCCGACCTGTGCCGGCTGCTGGGTGATCTGTTCCGGCGCACGGGCCGGGTCGAGGCCGCGCTCGACGCGTACCGCACCGGCCTCGGCCACCGGACCACCCCGGGCACCACGACCCTCGGCCCGGCCCCCGCACAGCCGCCTCTTTGA
- a CDS encoding Uma2 family endonuclease, which produces MSTAEPIIMPGRQDEKTAHFVSPPDAYTWKPERTLSETVLPAETPEPEPPDTADLAPVADRGDVGMTKQAIYRHLRELRDDFTPPPGLTYPEISDEQIVMMMSPRPRHQLTAKDITRQLDPQLPEGIFAYESTDVDDENLGKLRVPDIIVTSREAMMTDDPLDPREITLAIEIVSPSNPDNDYRDKTSDYPAMGIPHYLIVDPRNGTWTYQWQIGKVGGLVAYENRLHLSYKNTVTITTELGEWTIETGDLPRYSERDMRHV; this is translated from the coding sequence ATGTCGACAGCGGAGCCGATCATCATGCCGGGGCGGCAGGACGAGAAAACCGCGCACTTCGTCTCGCCGCCCGACGCCTATACCTGGAAGCCGGAGCGTACGCTGAGCGAGACGGTGCTGCCGGCTGAGACTCCTGAGCCCGAGCCGCCGGACACCGCGGATCTCGCACCCGTGGCAGACCGAGGAGACGTCGGCATGACCAAACAGGCCATCTACCGGCACTTGCGCGAGCTCCGTGACGACTTCACCCCGCCGCCTGGTCTGACGTACCCGGAGATCAGTGACGAGCAGATCGTCATGATGATGAGCCCGCGTCCTCGGCATCAGCTCACGGCCAAGGACATCACGCGTCAGCTCGATCCACAGCTTCCCGAAGGGATCTTCGCCTATGAGAGCACCGACGTCGACGACGAGAATCTCGGCAAGCTCCGGGTCCCCGACATCATCGTCACCTCCCGGGAGGCGATGATGACCGACGATCCGCTGGACCCCCGCGAGATCACCCTCGCCATCGAGATCGTGTCCCCCTCCAACCCGGACAACGACTACCGCGACAAGACCTCCGACTACCCCGCCATGGGTATCCCCCACTATCTGATCGTCGACCCGCGCAACGGCACGTGGACGTATCAGTGGCAGATCGGCAAGGTAGGCGGCTTGGTGGCGTACGAGAACCGGTTGCACCTGTCGTACAAAAACACCGTCACCATCACCACCGAGCTGGGCGAATGGACGATCGAGACCGGTGATCTACCTCGGTACAGCGAGAGGGACATGCGGCACGTGTGA